Genomic DNA from Nitratidesulfovibrio vulgaris str. Hildenborough:
CATCCCTCGGCCCGGCACATTCTTCGTCTGAGTCCGCATCGTAGCGCCGCGATGCGGATGCCCTGAACGAGTCCAGTCGCAACAACAGTAGAAGAACATCATGAACGGATTATCATGCTGTTTCCGGGCAGCCGAAGGCTTCCGGACGGTTCAAACTGCAACGAACGGAACCACCATGAACGACCATTCTGCCATGCGCGCCGTCTCCTCCTTCTCGACAATGGCCTCGGTGCGTCGTGTGGCATGCACTCTGCTGGCGTGTTGCCTCGTGGTCGCGGGCGCGTGCTCACGCGATGAGGGCAAGGCGAAGGGGGCGCGCGCCAAGGGCCCGGCACCTGTGACGGCGGCTGTTGCCGCCCGGCAGGACATCCCGGTGCGTCTCAAGGCCGTGGGCAATGTGGAGGCATCCGCGACGGTGCAGGTGCGGTCTCGCATCACGGGTGAACTCACGGGCATCCATTTCCGTGAGGGCGACGACGTGCGCAAGGGGCAGAAACTCTTCACCATCGACCCGCGGCCCATGGAGGCGGCCCTGCGCGAGGCGCGTGCACGGCAAGAGCGCACCCGTGCCCAGCTGACCAAGGCGGAGGACGACCTCAGGCGCTTCGCCAGCCTTGTGGAGGGCGGTTTCGTCAGCCGTGAGCAGTATGAGCAGATACGCACCACCGCCGAGGGGTTGCGCGCGTCGCTGCGCGAGGCTGAGGCCGCCGTGGAGAGTGCGGCCCTGCAGCGCGACTACTGCATCATCACCGCACCGGCCGATGCCCGGGCAGGGGCCGTGGGCGCGCACATCGGCAACATGATCAAGGCCAATGCCGACGACTGGCTGGTGACGCTGGACACCGTGGAACCCGTGTACGTGAGTTTCTCGATTCCCGAGGTGCACCTCCCGGCGGTGCTTGCCTTGAGGCAATCGGGCACTGGCAGGGTGCTTGCGCGCCCTGACGGCGGGGACGAGGTGGAGGGCCGACTGGACTTCGTCGACAACAGCGTCGACACGGCGACGGGCACCATCCGTCTGCGGGCCACCTTCGACAACCGGACGCGCAGTCTGTGGCCGGGGCGTTTCGTGGATGTCCGCCTTACGCTGGCCACGCACAAGGATGCCGTGGTCGTTCCCTCGCGGGCCGTACAGGCGGGTGTGGACGGCCCCTATGCCTATGTGGTGGCTGACGGACGCGCCGAGTTGCGCAACCTCGCCGTGGGCGTGCAGGCGGATACGATGACGGAGGTGCTGCAGGGCATCGCACCCGGTGAGAAGGTGGTCGTTGAAGGCCTGATGCGGCTCACGCCCGGGGCCGAGGTCGTCATCCGGGCAGCGGATGCGGGCCGGAATGCGACAGCATCTCCAGCAGACACCACGGCGACGCCAGGCGGGCCATCCGGGGACACTCCGCCAGGTGGCGCGTCGAAGAGTGCTGGGGCTGCGGCTGAAAAGGGAGCGGCAGATACGGCAACCGACAGCAAGCAGGCAGGCGGCAACGCCGCACAGACGTCCGTGCCGACGCAGGGGCCGACGCAGGGGCCGACGGGCACGAAGGCTGCGGAGGCCCGCCAGTGAACGTCACGGAGTTCTTCATCCGCAGGCCGGTGACGACCACGCTCGTCATGCTGGGGCTGCTCTTCTTCGGCGTGATGGGCTACCGCCAGCTTCCGGTGAGCGACCTGCCCAACGTCGACTTCCCCACCATACAGGTGCGGGCGCAACTGCCGGGGGCGGACCCGGAGACCATGGCCTCGTCGGTGGCTGCCCCTCTGGAACGGCAATTCGCCACCATCGCGGGCATCGACTCCATGAGTTCCACCAACACGCAGGGCAACACGCGCATCACCATCCAGTTCAACCTTTCGCGTGACATCGACGCGGCGGCGCAGGACGTGCAAGCCGCCATATCGACAGCGCAGCGCAAGCTGCCGTCAGACCTGACCACGCCACCCAGCTACCAGAAGGTGAACCCGGCCGACCAGCCCATCCTCTTTCTCGCGCTCACATCGCCCACGCTTCCCCTCTCCAAGGTCAACGAATACGCCGAGACGCGCATCGGGCAGACCATCTCCATGGTCTCGGGGGTGGCGCAGGTCAACGTCTACGGTGCCAAGAAGTACGCGGTGCGGGTGCAGGTCGACCCGAGGCGGCTGAAGGCGCTGGGCCTCGGTATCGACGAGGTGTCCGCCGCCGTGGACAAGGCCAACAGCAACCTGCCCACGGGCACCCTGCAAGGCGAACACACGGCGAGCATCATCAAGGCATCCGGGCAGTTGTATGACGCTGCGGCCTACAGGCCCGTGGTGGTCGCCTACCGCAACGGAGCGCCCGTGCGTCTCGAAGAGTTGGGCCGGGTCGTGGATAGCGTTGAACAGGACCGCATCCTCAACTGGTTCAACGACGAACGGGGCATCGTGCTGGCCGTGCAACGCCAGCCCGGCACCAACACGGTGGAGGTGGTCGAATCCATCAAGAGGCTGCTGCCCGAATTCGAGCGGCAGTTGCCCGCCGCCGTGAAGCTGAACATCCTGTTCGACCGGTCCGAGTCCATCAAGGCGTCGGTGGCCGAGGTTAAGTTCACGCTGGTGCTCACGGTGTGCCTCGTGGTGCTGGTCATCTTCCTGTTTCTGCGCAGCCTGTCGGCCACCGTCATTCCCAGCCTCGCCCTGCCCATGTCGGTGGTGGTGACCTTCGCCGCCATGCACATGATGGGCTTCAGCCTCGACAACCTCTCTCTCATGGCCCTGACGCTGGCGGTGGGCTTCGTCGTGGACGATGCCATCGTCATGCTGGAGAACATCGTGCGGCACATGGAGATGGGCAAGACTCCGCTACGGGCCGCCCTCGACGGTGCGCGCGAGATAGGCTTCACCATCATATCCATGACGGTGTCCCTTGCGGCGGTGTTCATCCCCGTACTGTTCATGGGGGGCATCGTGGGACGGTTGTTCCACGAATTCGCCGTGGTCATCACCGTCGCCATCCTCCTTTCGGGCTTCGTCTCCCTGTCGCTCACGCCCATGCTGTGCGCGCTGTTCCTCAAGCCGCATGTGGGGCAGAGACGGCACGGGCGGGTATACAACGCGCTGGAGACCTTCTTCGAGACGCTGCACCGGGGGTATGAACGTTCGTTGCGGTTCACGATGCGGCACCACCGCATGACGTTCGGCCTGTCGATGGTGGTGCTTGGTGTCACGGTGTGGCTTTTCGCCGCCATGCCCAAGGGCTTTCTGCCCAGTGAGGATACCGGGCAGATTTCCGGCTTCACCGAGGCCGACCAGTCCGTCTCCTTCGGGCAGATGGTGAAGCTGCAGAAGACCCTGCACCCCATCATCGCGGCTGACCCCGGCGTGGACTCGTTCTCGTCCACCGTGGGCGCGGGCGGTCCCAACGTGGGCGGCAACTCCGGGCGTTTCTTCATCAGGCTGAAGGATTTCGACGAGCGCGACGAGCATGTCGACACCATCATCAACCGCCTGCGGGCCAAACTCTCCGGCTTTCCGGGCATCAACGTCTTTCTCGTCAACCCGCCCAGTATCAACGTGGGCGGACGCGCTTCCAAGAGCCTCTACCAGTACACACTGCAAGGGCCTGACACCGCCGAACTGTACAAGGCGGGAACGGAACTTGAGGCGGCCCTGCGCGAGTTGCCCCAACTGCGCGACGTGACCAGCGACCTCCAGATACGCAACCCCGAAGTGCGGGTGGACATCGACCGTGACAAGGCCGCCGCACTGGGCCTCAGCGTGCATCAGGTGGAGGACGCCCTGCAATCGGCCTACGGTACGCGGCAGGTCTCGACCATCCTCGCACCGGACAACGACTATCAGGTCATCCTCGAACTGTTGCCCGAATACCAGCGCGACGCGTCGTCGATGTCGTTGCTCAATGTGCGTTCCGCCAGCGGGCGTCTGGTGCCGCTGGATACCATCGCCACCCTGCGCCCCTCGGTGGGGCCGCTGGCCGTGAACCACTCCGGGCAATTCCCGTCCGTGACCCTGTCCTTCAACCTGCGCCCCGGCGTGTCCCTCAGTGAGGCGGTGCAGGCTGTGGAGGGCATCGCGGGGCAGTATCTCCCGCCCACCGCCACCGGAACCTTCCAGGGCACGGCGCAGGCCTTCCAGTCGTCCATGCAGGGCATGGCGATGCTGCTGTTCATGGCAGTGGTGGTCATCTACATCGTGCTTGGCGTGCTGTACGAAAGCTTCATCCATCCGCTGACCATCCTTTCCGGTCTGCCCTCGGCCGGGCTGGGGGCACTGGTGACGCTGTTCATCTTCGGCATCGACCTCAACCTGTACGCCTTCGTGGGCATCATCATGCTCATCGGCATCGTGAAGAAGAACGCCATCATGATGATCGACTTCGCGGTGGAGGCCGAACGCAAGAACGGTGCAAGCCCTTATGAGGCCATCCTGCAGGGATGCCTCATACGATTCCGGCCCATCATGATGACGACCATGGCCGCACTCATGGGCACGCTGCCCATCGCCGTGGGCTGGGGGCCGGGGGCCGAGGCCCGCCAGCCTCTTGGCCTCGCGGTGGTGGGCGGGCTGCTGGTCTCGCAGTTGCTCACGCTGTACATCACCCCCGTGTACTACACCTACCTCGATGCCCTGAGTCGCCGCATCAAACGGCGCATGGGGCGGGTGGCGCAGGACGTCGAGGCCGTGGCCTCCGGTGGTGACGGCGCATAGGGCCATGAAACGGCATTGAAATCAGGGAGACGCCATGTTCCTCGTACTCGTCCACTATACGAAACCGTTGTCCGACATCGATGCCCTGCGCCCTGCGCATATGGCCTTCCTTGATGAACACTTCGCCAAGGGCACGTTCCTCTTCTCCGGGCCGCGCGACCCCCGCGTGGGCGGGGTCATCGCCGCCACATGCCCCGATGAGCCCACCTTGCGTGCCCTGCTTGCCGAAGACCCCTTCGCAAGGGCCGGGGCCGCGACCTACGAGGTGATTCGCCTTGCGGTGAACAAGGCGGCCCCCGACCTCGCCCGCCTGCGCGACTGCTGAAAAAGGCCCGGCACCCTGCGCACGCGGGGCGTCTGTAGGTGGACACGAGGCCCTCGCTCACATTGGCCCCGGCACCCTGCGCACGCGGGGCGTCTTGGGGGCAAGGATAGCGAGGCGGCATGAGGCAGAACGAAGGGCTGTCGCCCGGACGCGAGGGCTGCGATATCACCCCCACGCCCGCCTTGCGCTGGCGGGGGACAGGGCAGACACTTCGCAGGATGAAGCGCCACGGCACTGCAAGCCGACACGGCGGCAGTTGCAGAGAGTGGTGCGGCATGGCATGACGACCCTGCCCTTCACGCCGTGAGGTATGGCGGGGCAAGGCCTGCGGGCCGTACCTTGCGTCCGTCAGTGTGTACGGCCCTGTGGTGGGCGCAACGCATTCCCGCACCGGCTTGTGCCTTTTTCACCGTCGTTTTCACCATGCATACCGTCAGCACGGCAGAAGCCGTCGCAGCAGGAGCCTTCGTGGACCTAGCCCTCTTCTTCCGTAACGAGGTCAAACCCGCACTGGGCTGCACCGAACCAGGCGCGGTGGCCTATGCCGCCAGCATCGCCGCCCGGCATTGTCCCGGCGAGCCTCTGTCGGTGGCGTTGTCACTCTCCCTCTCCATGTTCAAGAACGGGCGTGACGTGGGCATTCCGGGCACGGGCGGTCTGCGGGGCAACCGCCTCGCCGCCGTGCTGGGTGTGCTCGCCGGAGATGCGGACAAGGGGCTGATGGCGCTGGAACACATCGACATGGCGGTCGTGGAGAGGGCGCAGACGCTTCTCGATGCCGGAATGGTCACCGAAGAGGTTGTGGATGGTGTGCCCGGAGTCTATGCCGCTGTGACCCTGCGCTGTGCGGGGCATGAGGTCACGGTCACCGTGGCGGGGCGTCACGACCGTGTCGCTTCCATCGTGGTGGACGGCGAGGTCGTGGGCGGAGAGGGGATGGAACGTGCGCCCGAGGCGGACGGCACCCTGCACGGGGGCGCATCGTGCGAGCCTTCCGCATCCTTCACGAAACCTCCGTTGCCAGCCTACCTCGAAGAGTTGCGCGAGTGCGACTTCGCGCAGTTGTGGGACATGGCTGCGGGCATCGACGCCACACTCGAACAGGAGTTGCTGCGCGGGGCGGCCATGAACATGGCGGTGGCGCGCATGGGGCTCGAGTCGGGCTGGGGGCTTGGCGTGGGCCATACCCTTGCCGCACATGCGGAAGCCGCTGACCTGCACGCCCGCATCCGCTTCATGGCGGGGGCTGCCGCCGACGTGCGCATGGCGGGGGCACCGCAGCCCGTCATGAGCAGCGCGGGCAGCGGCAACCACGGCATCACCGCCACCGTCCCGGTGGCTGTCGCAGCCGAGGGCCTTGGCGTCTCCCCGCGTGTGCAGGCAGAGGCACTGGCCCTCAGCCATCTTGTGACCGGGTATCTCAAGGCCCACACCGGACGGCTGACCCCCATCTGCGGTTGTTCCGTGGCAGCGGGGGCAGGGGCTGCCGCAGGCATCGTGAAGGTGCTGGGCGGCAACGCTGTGCAGGCCGAAAGGGCCGTGGCCTCGTTGATGGCTTCACTCATGGGCATGTTGTGCGACGGGGCCAAGGGGTCGTGCGGGCTCAAGGTCGCCACGGCGGCGGGCGAGGCGTACGCCGCCGCGCTGCTGGGCATGGACGACCGCGGTGTGCAGCGGCCCGAAGGGGTGGTCAACCCTGACATCGCCACCACCGCGCGCGCCCTCGCGCGACTCAGCCGTGAAGGTTTCGCGGCTGCGGATGCGGTGATGGTGGAACTTCTGGGTGGCGGCAAGCACTGACATTGCCGGGGCACGGATTTTTTGACTTGTATGGGCAAGGGCCGCAGCGGAAGCTGCGGCCCTTGTGCGTTGTCGTGGGATGTCGCGTGGCCTGCGGGGCTGCCTGGCCCGGCTGGTGCGGACAGCGCGGTCATCCGGGCGTGGCGTCGTCTATACCCCCACCGTGGTGAAGGAGAAGGTGCGCACGTCGAAAAGCCCCCGGTCGGTGAGTTTCAGGGCCGGAATGACCGGCAGCGTCAGAAAGCTGAGGGTCATGAAGGGTTCGATGTCGCGCGATATGTGCAGCGTCTCGTGGGCGATGGAGAGCATCTGCGCGAAGGTTGCGCTCACTTCCGTCGCGGGACGGTCGGACATGAGTCCGGCAACGGGCAGCGGCAGGCTTGCCAGCACACGCCCCCCGGCGCACAGGGTGATGCCGCCGCCGGTACGTTCGAGTTCACGCACGGCAACGAGCATGTCGGCGTCGTTGTCGCCCGCCACCACGATGTTGTGCGAGTCGTGGGCCACGGTGGTCGCCACGGCACCGCCGCGCAGCCCGTAACCTTCGATGATGCCCACGCCCACGTTGCCCGTTGCCTTGTGGCGTTCCACCACGGCCAGCTTCACGAGGCCATCGCCGGGGGTGAAGCACCCGGAGGCGTCGCGGGGCACGTCACGTTCAAGGGCGTCGGTCAGCAGCGAATGGGGTTGCAGACCGATGACCCGCGCCAGTCCTGTGGGCAGGGGCAGCCGGAAGGCCGTATCGTCGAGGGGGCGGATGTTCACCGTGTCGCGCACTGCCGGGTCGGCATGGTCGGGCAGGTCGACGACGACGGCCCCGTCACGGGCCACGAGGCGGCCCGCCGCGTAGACCTTGCGCACAGCGAAGCCGGTGAGGTCGTCCACCAGCACGAAGTCGGCCACACGACCGGGGGCCACAGCGCCACGGTCACGGAGGCCGAAGCACTCCGCGGCGTTGAGGGTGGCGATGGTCACGGCGGTGACGGGGTCGACGCCGTGGCTGACGGCGATGCGCAGATGGTTGTCGATGTGCCCGTCACGCAGGATGTCCGCCGGCTGGCGGTCGTCGGTGCAGAAGACGCAGCGGCGGGCGTTGCCGGGAGTGATGCCGGGGGCCAGCCGCGCCATGTCGCGTGCGGCAGACCCTTCGCGTAGCAGCACGTACATGCCGAGGGCGATGCGTTCGTGCATCTCGTCGACGGTGGTGCATTCGTGGTCGGTGGCGATGCGGGCGGCGGCATAGGTGGCAAGGTCGCGTCCCGCGAGGCCGGGGCTGTGCCCGTCCACGGTCTTGCCCCGGTCAAGGGCGAGGGCGATCTTGTCGAGCACGTCGGCATCTCCGGCGAGCACACCGGGGAAGTTCATCATCTCGCCGAGTCCTGCCACGCGCGGGTCGTCCATGAGTGTGGCGAGGGCGGCGGCGTCGAGCACCGCCCCGGCATTCTCGAAGGGGGTCGCGGGCACGCACGAGGGCAGGGCCAGACGCACGTCGAGGGGCAGGTCGCGGGTGGCGTCGAGCATGTAGCGCAGCCCGGCGAGTCCGCAGACGTTGGCTATCTCGTGCGGGTCGGCGATGACGGCCGTGGTGCCGCGCGCCAGCACGAGGCGTGCGAACTGGGCGGGCGAGACCAGCGACGACTCGATGTGCACATGGCCGTCGATGAGTCCGGGCAGCAGGTAGCGTCCTTCGGCGTCGAGGGTGGCGTGGGCCTCTGCCTCGAAGAAGCCGAGAAAGCGCCCGCCGCCGATGGCGAGGGGGGCTTCGACGATGCGCTGCGAGAAGACGTCGACGATGCGGGCGTTGCGGACGACAAGGTCGACCGGGGCACGGCCTGCTGCCATGTCGACGAGGTCGTTGAGAAGGGGGCGGTATGTCATGGAGTCTCCCGTTGTGTGGCATGTGGGCGCGGTGCGCACACCGCGAGCGGAGAGTATAGACGTTTCGGGCGAGGATGGCGAGACGCGCGGAAACGGAGGCGGGTTCGGGTTGCCGTTACGTGGCCGTCGTTGCGTCTGCATCCGCGCAGCGCCGTGTCGTGCCGTGTCGTGCCATGTCGTGCCATGTCGTGCTGTGTCGTGCCGGGGCGAGGCGGAGGTCTGTGACGGTCACGCGCTGCCGGTCACACCATGAAGGGGGGCCGTCATGGAAGGTGCCGTCATAGGGGGTGCCCTGACGGTAAGTGCAGCCGCCGCATGAGGGAATGCGGGGCGGGGAGGGAGATGAGGTGCGTCTCGGGCCGGACTGCCGCCACATGCCGCGCCGCAGGGGGTTGTGCGGCGCGGCATGGCGGAGGACGCCGCAGTGGGAGATGCGGCGTGGTGTGCTACAGGCGGGACCGCAGCACGATATCCGTGATGGGGCCGCGCGACCGTTCGCCCT
This window encodes:
- a CDS encoding L-cysteine desulfidase family protein — translated: MDLALFFRNEVKPALGCTEPGAVAYAASIAARHCPGEPLSVALSLSLSMFKNGRDVGIPGTGGLRGNRLAAVLGVLAGDADKGLMALEHIDMAVVERAQTLLDAGMVTEEVVDGVPGVYAAVTLRCAGHEVTVTVAGRHDRVASIVVDGEVVGGEGMERAPEADGTLHGGASCEPSASFTKPPLPAYLEELRECDFAQLWDMAAGIDATLEQELLRGAAMNMAVARMGLESGWGLGVGHTLAAHAEAADLHARIRFMAGAAADVRMAGAPQPVMSSAGSGNHGITATVPVAVAAEGLGVSPRVQAEALALSHLVTGYLKAHTGRLTPICGCSVAAGAGAAAGIVKVLGGNAVQAERAVASLMASLMGMLCDGAKGSCGLKVATAAGEAYAAALLGMDDRGVQRPEGVVNPDIATTARALARLSREGFAAADAVMVELLGGGKH
- a CDS encoding YciI family protein, with the translated sequence MFLVLVHYTKPLSDIDALRPAHMAFLDEHFAKGTFLFSGPRDPRVGGVIAATCPDEPTLRALLAEDPFARAGAATYEVIRLAVNKAAPDLARLRDC
- the ade gene encoding adenine deaminase, with the protein product MTYRPLLNDLVDMAAGRAPVDLVVRNARIVDVFSQRIVEAPLAIGGGRFLGFFEAEAHATLDAEGRYLLPGLIDGHVHIESSLVSPAQFARLVLARGTTAVIADPHEIANVCGLAGLRYMLDATRDLPLDVRLALPSCVPATPFENAGAVLDAAALATLMDDPRVAGLGEMMNFPGVLAGDADVLDKIALALDRGKTVDGHSPGLAGRDLATYAAARIATDHECTTVDEMHERIALGMYVLLREGSAARDMARLAPGITPGNARRCVFCTDDRQPADILRDGHIDNHLRIAVSHGVDPVTAVTIATLNAAECFGLRDRGAVAPGRVADFVLVDDLTGFAVRKVYAAGRLVARDGAVVVDLPDHADPAVRDTVNIRPLDDTAFRLPLPTGLARVIGLQPHSLLTDALERDVPRDASGCFTPGDGLVKLAVVERHKATGNVGVGIIEGYGLRGGAVATTVAHDSHNIVVAGDNDADMLVAVRELERTGGGITLCAGGRVLASLPLPVAGLMSDRPATEVSATFAQMLSIAHETLHISRDIEPFMTLSFLTLPVIPALKLTDRGLFDVRTFSFTTVGV
- a CDS encoding efflux RND transporter periplasmic adaptor subunit, which produces MNDHSAMRAVSSFSTMASVRRVACTLLACCLVVAGACSRDEGKAKGARAKGPAPVTAAVAARQDIPVRLKAVGNVEASATVQVRSRITGELTGIHFREGDDVRKGQKLFTIDPRPMEAALREARARQERTRAQLTKAEDDLRRFASLVEGGFVSREQYEQIRTTAEGLRASLREAEAAVESAALQRDYCIITAPADARAGAVGAHIGNMIKANADDWLVTLDTVEPVYVSFSIPEVHLPAVLALRQSGTGRVLARPDGGDEVEGRLDFVDNSVDTATGTIRLRATFDNRTRSLWPGRFVDVRLTLATHKDAVVVPSRAVQAGVDGPYAYVVADGRAELRNLAVGVQADTMTEVLQGIAPGEKVVVEGLMRLTPGAEVVIRAADAGRNATASPADTTATPGGPSGDTPPGGASKSAGAAAEKGAADTATDSKQAGGNAAQTSVPTQGPTQGPTGTKAAEARQ
- a CDS encoding efflux RND transporter permease subunit, which encodes MNVTEFFIRRPVTTTLVMLGLLFFGVMGYRQLPVSDLPNVDFPTIQVRAQLPGADPETMASSVAAPLERQFATIAGIDSMSSTNTQGNTRITIQFNLSRDIDAAAQDVQAAISTAQRKLPSDLTTPPSYQKVNPADQPILFLALTSPTLPLSKVNEYAETRIGQTISMVSGVAQVNVYGAKKYAVRVQVDPRRLKALGLGIDEVSAAVDKANSNLPTGTLQGEHTASIIKASGQLYDAAAYRPVVVAYRNGAPVRLEELGRVVDSVEQDRILNWFNDERGIVLAVQRQPGTNTVEVVESIKRLLPEFERQLPAAVKLNILFDRSESIKASVAEVKFTLVLTVCLVVLVIFLFLRSLSATVIPSLALPMSVVVTFAAMHMMGFSLDNLSLMALTLAVGFVVDDAIVMLENIVRHMEMGKTPLRAALDGAREIGFTIISMTVSLAAVFIPVLFMGGIVGRLFHEFAVVITVAILLSGFVSLSLTPMLCALFLKPHVGQRRHGRVYNALETFFETLHRGYERSLRFTMRHHRMTFGLSMVVLGVTVWLFAAMPKGFLPSEDTGQISGFTEADQSVSFGQMVKLQKTLHPIIAADPGVDSFSSTVGAGGPNVGGNSGRFFIRLKDFDERDEHVDTIINRLRAKLSGFPGINVFLVNPPSINVGGRASKSLYQYTLQGPDTAELYKAGTELEAALRELPQLRDVTSDLQIRNPEVRVDIDRDKAAALGLSVHQVEDALQSAYGTRQVSTILAPDNDYQVILELLPEYQRDASSMSLLNVRSASGRLVPLDTIATLRPSVGPLAVNHSGQFPSVTLSFNLRPGVSLSEAVQAVEGIAGQYLPPTATGTFQGTAQAFQSSMQGMAMLLFMAVVVIYIVLGVLYESFIHPLTILSGLPSAGLGALVTLFIFGIDLNLYAFVGIIMLIGIVKKNAIMMIDFAVEAERKNGASPYEAILQGCLIRFRPIMMTTMAALMGTLPIAVGWGPGAEARQPLGLAVVGGLLVSQLLTLYITPVYYTYLDALSRRIKRRMGRVAQDVEAVASGGDGA